The Odocoileus virginianus isolate 20LAN1187 ecotype Illinois chromosome 12, Ovbor_1.2, whole genome shotgun sequence genome has a segment encoding these proteins:
- the P2RX2 gene encoding P2X purinoceptor 2 isoform X1, with translation MAAAEPKPPVGAAAAGRLARSCWSAFWDYETPKVIVVKNRRLGIVYRAVQLLILLYFVWYVFIVQKSYQDSETGPESSVITKVKGITLSEHKVWDVEEYVKPPEGGSVFSIITRIEVTPFQTLGTCAESMRVSNATCDSDKDCVAGQLDMLGNGVRTGRCVLYYHGSSKTCEVSGWCPVEDGASVSQFLGTMAPNFTILIKNSIHYPKFQFSKGNIENRKDGYLKHCTFHEVSDLYCPIFKLGYIVEQAGENFTELAHTGGVIGVIINWDCDLDLSASECNPKYSFRRLDPKHIPASSGYNFRFAKYYKINGSITRTLIKAYGIRIDVIVHGQAGKFSLIPTIINLATALTSIGVGSFLCDWILLTFMNKNKVYSHKKFDKVCTPRHSSGSWPVTLALVLGQAPPPLYPCSTDPGQAGQLQGEGQSQARAVPPPWPCSTSAPSEQMVDAPERGAGPGLCASEPSQQDCVLTDARGLAQL, from the exons ATGGCGGCCGCCGAGCCCAAGCCCCCCGTGGGGGCGGCCGCGGCCGGACGCCTGGCCAGGAGCTGCTGGTCCGCGTTCTGGGACTACGAGACGCCCAAGGTGATCGTGGTGAAGAACCGGCGCTTGGGCATCGTGTACCGCGCGGTGCAGCTGCTCATCCTGCTCTACTTCGTGTG GTACGTGTTCATCGTGCAGAAGAGCTACCAGGACAGCGAAACGGGCCCCGAGAGCTCCGTCATCACCAAGGTCAAGGGCATCACCTTGTCCGAGCACAAAGTGTGGGACGTGGAGGAGTACGTGAAACCCCCGGAG GGGGGCAGCGTGTTCAGCATCATCACCAGGATTGAGGTCACCCCCTTCCAGACCCTCGGAACATGCGCCGAG AGTATGAGGGTCAGCAACGCCACCTGCGACTCGGACAAAGACTGTGTGGCTGGGCAGCTGGACATGCTGGGAAACG GCGTGCGGACCGGGCGCTGCGTACTTTATTACCACGGGTCCTCCAAGACCTGCGAGGTGTCGGGCTGGTGCCCGGTGGAAGACGGGGCCTCAGTCAG CCAATTTCTCGGTACGATGGCCCCCAACTTCACCATCCTCATCAAGAACAGCATCCACTACCCCAAATTCCAGTTCTCCAA GGGCAACATCGAGAACCGGAAGGATGGCTACCTGAAGCACTGCACGTTCCATGAGGTCTCTGACCTCTACTGCCCCATTTTCAAGCTGGGCTACATCGTGGAGCAGGCAGGGGAAAACTTCACAGAGCTGGCACACACG GGTGGTGTCATTGGGGTCATTATCAACTGGGACTGTGACCTGGACCTTTCAGCGTCAGAGTGCAACCCCAAATACTCCTTCCGGAGGCTGGACCCCAAGCACATCCCAGCCTCATCCGGCTACAACTTCAG GTTTGCCAAGTACTACAAAATAAATGGCAGCATCACCCGCACACTCATCAAAGCCTATGGGATCCGCATTGATGTCATCGTGCATGGACAG GCGGGGAAGTTCAGCCTGATTCCCACCATCATTAACCTGGCCACAGCGCTGACCTCCATCGGGGTG GGCTCCTTCCTCTGTGACTGGATCTTGCTAACATTCATGAACAAAAACAAGGTCTACAGCCATAAGAAATTTGACAAGGTGTGTACTCCAAGGCACTCCTCAGGCAGCTGGCCTGTGACCCTGGCCCTTGTTTTGGGCCAAGCCCCTCCCCCACTCTATCCCTGCTCTACAGACCCAGGCCAGGCTGGCCAACTGCAGGGTGAGGGACAGAGCCAGGCCCGGGCTGTCCCACCCCCATGGCCTTGCTCCACCTCTGCCCCATCTGAGCAGATGGTGGATGCTCCCGAGCGGGGTGCGGGACCAGGGCTTTGCGCTTCCGAGCCTTCCCAACAGGACTGCGTGCTCACAGATGCCCGAGGTTTGGCCCAGCTCTGA
- the P2RX2 gene encoding P2X purinoceptor 2 isoform X2 produces the protein MAAAEPKPPVGAAAAGRLARSCWSAFWDYETPKVIVVKNRRLGIVYRAVQLLILLYFVWYVFIVQKSYQDSETGPESSVITKVKGITLSEHKVWDVEEYVKPPEGGSVFSIITRIEVTPFQTLGTCAESMRVSNATCDSDKDCVAGQLDMLGNGVRTGRCVLYYHGSSKTCEVSGWCPVEDGASVSQFLGTMAPNFTILIKNSIHYPKFQFSKGNIENRKDGYLKHCTFHEVSDLYCPIFKLGYIVEQAGENFTELAHTGGVIGVIINWDCDLDLSASECNPKYSFRRLDPKHIPASSGYNFRFAKYYKINGSITRTLIKAYGIRIDVIVHGQAGKFSLIPTIINLATALTSIGVGSFLCDWILLTFMNKNKVYSHKKFDKMVDAPERGAGPGLCASEPSQQDCVLTDARGLAQL, from the exons ATGGCGGCCGCCGAGCCCAAGCCCCCCGTGGGGGCGGCCGCGGCCGGACGCCTGGCCAGGAGCTGCTGGTCCGCGTTCTGGGACTACGAGACGCCCAAGGTGATCGTGGTGAAGAACCGGCGCTTGGGCATCGTGTACCGCGCGGTGCAGCTGCTCATCCTGCTCTACTTCGTGTG GTACGTGTTCATCGTGCAGAAGAGCTACCAGGACAGCGAAACGGGCCCCGAGAGCTCCGTCATCACCAAGGTCAAGGGCATCACCTTGTCCGAGCACAAAGTGTGGGACGTGGAGGAGTACGTGAAACCCCCGGAG GGGGGCAGCGTGTTCAGCATCATCACCAGGATTGAGGTCACCCCCTTCCAGACCCTCGGAACATGCGCCGAG AGTATGAGGGTCAGCAACGCCACCTGCGACTCGGACAAAGACTGTGTGGCTGGGCAGCTGGACATGCTGGGAAACG GCGTGCGGACCGGGCGCTGCGTACTTTATTACCACGGGTCCTCCAAGACCTGCGAGGTGTCGGGCTGGTGCCCGGTGGAAGACGGGGCCTCAGTCAG CCAATTTCTCGGTACGATGGCCCCCAACTTCACCATCCTCATCAAGAACAGCATCCACTACCCCAAATTCCAGTTCTCCAA GGGCAACATCGAGAACCGGAAGGATGGCTACCTGAAGCACTGCACGTTCCATGAGGTCTCTGACCTCTACTGCCCCATTTTCAAGCTGGGCTACATCGTGGAGCAGGCAGGGGAAAACTTCACAGAGCTGGCACACACG GGTGGTGTCATTGGGGTCATTATCAACTGGGACTGTGACCTGGACCTTTCAGCGTCAGAGTGCAACCCCAAATACTCCTTCCGGAGGCTGGACCCCAAGCACATCCCAGCCTCATCCGGCTACAACTTCAG GTTTGCCAAGTACTACAAAATAAATGGCAGCATCACCCGCACACTCATCAAAGCCTATGGGATCCGCATTGATGTCATCGTGCATGGACAG GCGGGGAAGTTCAGCCTGATTCCCACCATCATTAACCTGGCCACAGCGCTGACCTCCATCGGGGTG GGCTCCTTCCTCTGTGACTGGATCTTGCTAACATTCATGAACAAAAACAAGGTCTACAGCCATAAGAAATTTGACAAG ATGGTGGATGCTCCCGAGCGGGGTGCGGGACCAGGGCTTTGCGCTTCCGAGCCTTCCCAACAGGACTGCGTGCTCACAGATGCCCGAGGTTTGGCCCAGCTCTGA